The Oryzihumus leptocrescens sequence GGGCCGCGGCGACCTCCGAGAAGGTCACCGTGCCCTCGAGCACCGTGTAGGACCAGCCGTTGACGCTGGAGACCATCAGCGAGGCGCGCGGGTCGCGGCGCAGGTTGGCCACCTTGGCCCGGCCGTCGACCACCGACACCCGCACCAGGTCCTGCTCCGGGTCGTAGCAGTAGTTGACGTTGGACAGCTGCGGCCGGCCGTCGCGCTTGATCGTCGCGAGGACGCCGAGGTTGCGCTCCTGCACCACGGCGGCGAGGTCGGGGTCGATCGGCATGCGGTCCTCCCTGTCGGTGGGCCCGGTGTCGGCGGGCCGTGTGCTGCGTGCCCTCAGCTGCGGGCCGGACGCCACTCGCCGGTGGTGGGCAGCCGCTGGCCGTACCACCGCTCCATGAGGCGGTGCGAGATCGACATCCGCGAGGAGACCAGCACCCGCCCGTCGGCGATGCGCTCCGCCAGCCCCTCCCGGGTCACCCAGAACGCCTCGGCGAGCTCGTCGCCGTCCAGCTCGATCGCCGACCCCACCGCGCGCGCCGTGAAGCCCACCATCAGCGAGGTCGGGAACGGCCACGGCTGGTTGCCCAGGAAGGTGACGTCCCCGACCTCGAGGCCGACCTCCTCGCGCACCTCCCGCGCCACGGCCGCCTCCAGCGACTCCCCCGGCTCGAGGAAGCCGGCCAGCACCGAGAACCGGCCCTCCGGCCACTCCGCCCCGCGGGCCAGCAGCAGCCGGTCGTCAGCGTCGGTGACCGACATGATGACCGCGACGTCGGTGCGCGGGTAGTGCTCGCTGCCGTCGTGCCCGCACCGGCGGACCCACCCCGCCTGCTCCGGGGTGGTCGCGTGGCCGCAGCGGGGGCAGTGGGTGTGGGCCGCGTGCCAGTTGGTCAGCGCCAGCGCCGTGGCGAGCATGCCGGCTTCCCGGTCGTCGAGCACGGTGGCCACCTGCCGCAGCCCCCGCCACGACCGCGGGTCGCCCTCGTCGACCGGGTCGCCCACGACCGCGACGTGCGCCGGTCCACCGTCGTCCTGCCCGAGGAACACCGCGAGCCGGTGACGGTCCGCCGGGACCGGCGGGCGCTGGTGCAGCGACAGCTCGCCGTCGGTGCCGACCACCTCGACCGTGCCGCCGACCAGCTCCAGCACGCGGGTGGCCGGGTCGCTCAGCAGCGCGTCCAGCAGCCCGGGCTCACGGCGCCGGTGCGCCGCACGGTCGAGCGAGCCATGCGCCAGGGGCAGGTCGCGGATTGTTTCCGCCGCACACGTCACGCCTTCCACCCTATGGCGCCCACCCGTCATACGGTGTGCGAGTGACCCGCAGCGCCCTGGCTCTCGCCGCCCTCGCCAGCGCCGCCGTGCCCGGTCTGGACCCGACCGCCGTCGAGGCCGCCGCGCCCGGCGCCAGCGCGTTCGACCTCGCGTTCGTCACCGACGCCGAGTCCCGGCGGTGGGTCGTGCGCTCCCCGCGCAGCCGGGCCGCGGGCGCCCAGATGGAGGTCACCACGACCCTGCTGGAGCTGCTCTCGCGCCGGCTGCCGTATGCCGTGCCGTCGCCGGCCGGGTTCGCCGCCCTCAAGGAGGGCGGCCGGGCCGCGGTCTACCCGTTCCTGCCCGGACGACCGGTCGTCTTCGGCCACCTGCCGCCGGGTCCGGGGCCGGCCGCCGAGCTCGGGCGCGCCATCGCCGCGCTGCACAACGTCGACCTGCGCCTGGCCGAGGAGGCCGGGCTTCCCGCCTACGACGCCGACACCTACCGCACCCGCCGGCTCGCCGAGCTCGACCGGGCCGCGGCCACCGGGCACGTGCCCACCTCGCTGCTGACCCGGTGGGAGCGCGCCCTGGAGGACGTGCGGCTGTGGCGGTTCGCCCCGACGGTGACCCACGGTGACCTATCCGGGGAGCAGGTCCTCGTCGAGTTCTCCGACGAGGACGACGCCACGAGCGGCCGGGTCGCGGCCATCACCGGCTGGGACGACGCCAAGGTGGCCGACCCCGCCGACGACTTCGCCCTGCTCGCCGGGAACGCCCCGGCCGACACCTTCGACACCGTGCTCGAGGCCTACGCCCAGGCCCGCGACGAGCGGCCCGACGCCCACCTGGAGCAGCGGGCGCTGCTCGCCCACGAGCTGCGGCTGGTCACCGGGCTGCTGACGGCGCTGTCCACCGGCGACGTGCGCTACGTCGACGCCTACGTCGAGCGGCTGCGCCGGCTGGAGGACGCGACCTGGGGCGACTCCGGCGCCGGGGACGACCGCACCGGCGACGCGCCATCGGACTGACGCCTCGCTCCGGCGCTCCCCGGTGGGCCCGCGCTCACTGCGGGATGGTCCGCAGCAACGCGACCAGCTCGTCCTCGCCAGGCAGCTCCGGCCAGACCGTCTCGCCCGTCGCGGCGTAGTAGAACGCGGCATCGACGTCCTCGAGCGGCACCCCGCGCAGCCGGGCGTAGGCCAGCCGGTAGGCCGCGAGCTGGACGGCCTTGACGCGTAGCGCGGCCGCGGACGGGCGGGTGCCGGTCTTCCAGTCCACGACCGTCCACCCGCCCCCGGGCCGGGGGAAGACGGCGTCGATGCGGCCACGCACGGCGATGCCGTCGGTGGTCGACTCGATGGCCACCTCGATGCCCTCCGGCGTGCGCTGCGCCCACTCGCTGGCGAGGAAGAGCTCCTGCATCCGCGGCAGCTCGGCGTCGTCGCCGGGGTCCTCGTCGGCGCTGCCGGGCAGGTCGAACACGTCGAGCATCGTCGCCTGGGAGAAGTGCTGCTCGACCCAGGCGTGGAACGCGGTGCCTCGCCGGGCGGCGGTCGCCGGCGGGCTGGGCATCGGCCGGCGCAGGGCCAGGGCGAAGGCGAGGGGGTCCTCGGCGAGCTGGACCACCTTGGAGGTGGACAGGTGCCGCGGGACGGTGACCGGCTGGCGGCTCGACGCGCGCACGGCCTCCCGCTCCCTGAGCAGCAGGTCGATCTCACGGTCGAGCGGGTTCGGCTCCCCGGTCGGCGTGCCGCCGTCGGCCGTGCCGCCGTCGGCCGTGCCGTCCCCGGGGGTGCCGTCGCCGGCCGCCTCGATGGCCTCCCGGACCAGGTCGGCCGCACCACCCATCTGCTCGCGCCGGCGGGCCAGGGGGTCGGTCGGCCACACCGCGGTGACGGGCTCGGTCTTGCGCGGGTTGGCCGCCTTGCCGCCCTCGTCCGGCTCGGGCATCGCCTCCCAGGGCAGCGCGACCAGGTCGAGCACGGGGTCCTGCACCAGCTCGGTCAGGAACCGGGAGGTCACCCTCGGGGTGGTGGCGTCCGACCACACCGGGGCCGTCAGCAACAGCTCGCCGCGGGCCCGGGTGAACGCGACGTAGGCCAGTCGGCGCTCCTCGGCGATGCCGTGCTCGCCGCCGGCCCGGACGAAGCACTCGACCTCGTCCTTGAGCTCGGCCAGGTCCTCTGCCTGCTGCCAGCGCAGCCGGGGAAGGCCGTCGCGGTCGCCCCGCAGGTCGTAGGGGACGCCGGACAGCCCCCCGCACCAGCCCTTGTCGGTGGGCGGGCTCATCGTCCAGTCGCCCTCCTTGAACGAGGTGGTGGCGCTGGACCGCGCCGGGAACGAGCCCTCGACCAGCCCCGGCACCGCGACGACGTCCCACTCCAGGCCCTTGGAGGCGTGGACGGTCAGGACCTGCACCGCCTGGGTCGAGACCTCGACGTAGCCCTTGTCCAGGCCACGCTCCTCCTTCTGGGCGGCCTCCAGCCAGGCCAGGAAGCCACCCAGCGTGGGCCGGTCGGCGGAGGTGGAAAAGGTGGCGGCGACGTCGGCGAACGCGTCGAGGTGGGCGCGCGCGGTCGTCGGGGAGTGCTCCGGACGCGCGAGGACCTCGATGTCGAGGCCGAGCGCCCGCTCGGCCTCGCCGACCAGGTCGGCCAGGGGCATGCCGGTCAGGGAGCGCAGCCGCCGGACCGCCTCGCCCAGGCCGCGCAGCCGCTCCATCGCCGGCGCCGAGACGGCCTGCCCGTCCTTGCCGCGCCAGTCGTGTCGGGGCAGGTCGTCCAGGGCCTCGACGATGCTGGCCCGGTCGGTGCTGTCGGGGGCCTGGTCGCGCGCCTCCCCCGGCGAGCCGGCCTGCTGGCGCTGCAGCACCCGGGACCACGCCGCCAGCCCGTCGAGGTCGGCGGCTCCGAGCCGGCACAGCGGCCCGGTCAGCAGACGCATGAGGTGGTCGCCCCGGGAGGGGTCCTGCACCACGTGCAGCAGCGCGAGGGTGTCGGCCACCTCGGGGGTGGTGAGCAGACCACCCAGGCCGACCACCTCGACCGGCAGGCCGGCGGACTCGAGCGCCTCGACGATCGCCGTGAACTGCGAGCGCTTGCGGCACAGCACCGCGGCCGAGCGCCCGCTCCAGCGGCCCTGCCGGTCGAACCACCGCGCCGCCACCCACTCGGCGACGTAGGCCGCTTCGTCCTCGGCCGTCAGCAACCGCGCGGCGTGGATCCGGCCGGAGCCGGCGTCCGGCCGGGGCCGGAGCACCTCGACCGGGACGCTGGACCCCTCCCGCAGGGACGCCGAGGTCACGTTGGCCGCCTCGAGGATCTGCGCGTCGTTGCGCCAGCTGGTCGACAGCGGCAGCACGGTGGCCGGGCCGGCGCCGTCGGCGAACTCCCGGGGGAAGCGGGTCAGCGTGGTGGCGCTCGCCCCGCGCCAGCCGTAGATGGACTGGTTGGGGTCGCCCACGGCGGTGACCGGCACCGGCTCCCCCGACTGGACGAACAGGCTCTGCAGCAGCACCAGCTGGGCCTCGCTGGTGTCCTGGAACTCGTCGAGCAGCACCGCCCGGAAGCGCTGGCGCTCGCCCTGGCCCACGTCCGGGAACCGCCCGGCGAGCTGGGCGGCCACGGCCATCTGGTCGGCGAAGTCGAGGGCGTCGCGGCTGCGCTTGAGGTCGAGGTAGCCCCGGACCATCGGCAGCACCGCGCGCCGGGCCTTGAGCGCCTTGAGCGCGTCGGCGACCGGCGCGGGCAGGTTCCTCGCCCGGCTCGCGCCCTTGGGCAGCCCGGTGACCCGCGCCTCGAAGGCGTCGATGAGCTCCTCGAGCTGCTCGGGCACCAGCAGGTGCTCGGCCATCTCGCCGGCGAGGTCGACCACCGCGCTGACCACGGTGGAGGTGGCGAACCCGACGTCGTCCATCGGACCGTCGTAGCGCTCGACCACCTCGCTGGCGTACTGCCACGCGGCCGCCTCGGACAGCAGCCGCGACTCCGGCTCGATCCCGAGGCGCAGGGCGTGCTCGCGCACGATCCGCCCGGCGTAGGAGTGGTAGGTCGACACCGTCGGCGTGCCCCCGAGCACCTCGGCGCCGTCGGGCTCCTCCACAGGCGTCCACAGGCCCACGTGCCGCAGCCGCCGCAGCCGCCGGCCGATCCGCTCGGCGAGCTCGGTCGCGGCCTTGCGGGTGAAGGTCAGGCCCAGCACCTGGTCGGGTTCGACGTAGCCGTTGGCCACCAGCCAGACGACCCGCGAGGCCATGGTCTCGGTCTTGCCCGACCCGGCACCGGCGACCACGAGCAGCGGGCGCAGCGGCGACTCGATCACCGCCTCCTGCTCCGGCGTCGGTGGCGGGTTGCCCAGGGCGAGGGCGATGTCGCGCGCCGAGTGCTCCGTCGTCGCGGCCATCAGATGACCCTCCCCTCGGTCTGGGCCGGGCAGCTCGTGCGCACCGGGCAGAACTGGCAGCCCTCCCCGACGGTCGCGGTGAACGTGGCCGCGGCCATGCCCTCCGCGGTCTCGACGACCAGCCGGTCGGCCCAGCCGGGGTCGTCGTCGCCGGCGAGCGCCTCCTGCGCCTGCAGCGTGGTCTTCTGGGTCGCCGCCTTGCCGAGCTGCAGCAGCGCCGCACCGGCGGAGGTGTCACCCAGCTCGGGGAACGCCTCGTGCTCGACCGCGGCCTGGTAGGCGCCCAGCTGCGGGTGCCGCGCGATCTCGTCCCGCGAGGGCTTGCTGGAGCCGGTCTTGAGGTCGATGACGCGCAGCTCGCCCGTGGGCGCGCGCTCGATCCGGTCGACCCGGCCGGTCAGCTGGGCCCGCCCGATCTGCACGGACATGGCGACCTCGACGCCGACGGGCTCCCAACCCTCCGCCCGGGCCTCCGGCGTGTAGCGGGCCAGCCGGCGGACCATGGCCCGCGCCTCCTCCAGCTGGCGCCGGGACAGCCAGCCCTCGGGCAGCCCGAGGCGGCCCCAGCGCGCCTCGACCTCGCGCACCAGGGTGGCCTCGTCGACATCCCCCAGCTCGGCGGCGATGTCGTGGACGAGGGTGCCGATGGTGGCGGCGCCGACGCTGGGCCCCTCGCCGCCGCACGCGGTGAGCAGCCAGCGCAGCCCGCAGTCGCCGAAGGACTCGATCTTGGACGGCGAGACGGTGACCGGGTCCTCGGGGGCGCGCAGCGGCCGGTCGTCGCTCAGCGGGAGCAGCGCCCACCAGGCGGTCGGGTCGGCTCCCGGCACGCCCGCGGCGGCCAGCCGGGCCAGGCCCGCGGCCGCGGTATGCCGGGTGGCCGCGTCCTCCGCCAGGACCACCTCGCGGCGCAGCTCGGCCACCAGCGCGGCCAGGGTCATCGGCCGCCCCACCTCGGTGAAGGGGCGCAGCTCGTCGCGGTCGTCGGTCTCCTCCGGCGGGTCGACGACGTCGAGGTAGGGCGAGGGCTGCTCGTCCTCGCTGCGCACCGCGGTGACCAGCAGGCGCTCGGAGGCCCGGCTCACCGCGACGAGGAACCCTCGGGTCTCGTCGTAGCGGACCGCCGCCTGCGCGGCGCGGAACGACTGGCCCCGGTCGGTGAGCACGTCGACCAGCCGCTCGGAGCCGAGCAGCGAGCCGCGCAGGCGCAGGTCGGGCCACACGCCCTCCTGCACCCCGGCCACGACGACGAACCGCCACTGCCGGCCGGCCGCGCCCTGCGGCGTGGTCAGGCTGACCGTGTCGTCGCTCGGGGCGCGGGCCACCAGCGTGTCGCCGGGCACGTCCTGGCCACGGATGTGCTCGAGGAACTCCCCCGGGCCCATCTGCGGCAGCCGGTCGACGTAGCGCCCGGCCGCGTCGAAAAGCCCCACCACCGCGTCGAGGTCGCGGTCGGCGCGTTGGCCACCGGCGCCGCCGGACAGGGCGATGCGCTGCCAGTGCGGGCCGAGCCCGGTGGCCTCCCACATCGCCCACAGCACCGTCTCGGCGGTCACCCCCGGCGCCCACCGCAGCCGGTCGTCCTCACCCTCGACCGTGCGAGCCGCCTCGACCGCCGCCCGGAAGGCCTTGGCGACGCGCCGGGCGGGCGCCCCCTCGGGCCCCAGCGCCGCCAGGAGGCCGGGGTCCTGCACCGCCAGCGCGAGCAGCTCGTCACTGGTGCGGCCACCACCGCCTTCGAGCTCCTCGCGTCGCAGGGCGCGGCGCAGCCGGCGCAGGCCCACCGCGTCGGCCCCGCCGATCGGGGAGGTGAGCACGTCGACGGCGGTGGTGACGTCGACCGGGTGGGGCTCGTCGCGGGCGGCGCGCAGGGCCGCCTCGAGCAGGAGCAGCAGCGGCCGCACCGCCACCTCGTCGCGCACCGGCACCTCGACCGTCGAGACGCTCACCGGCACCTGGGCGGCGAGCAGCGCCCGGCGCAGCGCCGCGGTGCGCCCCTGGCCACGCACGATGACCGCCATGTCCGACCACGCCAGCCCGTCGAGGAGCCGGGCCCGGCGCAGCTCGGCGGCGATGTGGGAGGCCTCCTGCGAGGCGGCCCGCAGGAGGGCGACGTCGACCCGGCCCCCGGGCGGCACGTGCTCCAGCTCGCGGTGCGGGCCACCGCCGAGGGCGCCGATCCGCCGGGTCACCCGCCGGGTCACCGCCCGCAGGGCCATGGGCTGGCGGTGGGAGGTGGTCAGGGTCAGCGTCGGACCCTCGCCCAGCTCGCGCCAGGTCGTGGCCAGCACCCGCGGGTCGGCGCCACGGAAGGTCTGCACGGCCGCGTCGGGGTCGCCGATGAGCACCAGGTCGATGTGGGGGGCGCGGACGACGGAGAGCAGCCCGTGCGCGGCGGAGGTCAGTTCCTGGGCGTCGTCGACGACGATCAGCCGCAGCGAGGCCCGCAGCCGGTCGAGGGCCTCGGGGTCCTCCTCGAGCAGGTCCGCGGCCGCGCCCAGGATCCACGCGGGGTCATAGGAGCCGGGCCGGGTGAAGGAGGTGACCTGGTCGTACTCCTGGAGCATCTGCGCCGCGGCCACCCACTCCGGCCGCTGGTGCTCGCGCCCGAGCGCGGCGAGGTCCTCGGCCTCCAGGCCGCGCTCGACCGCGCGCATGAGCAGGTCGCGCAGCTCGTGCCGGAAGCCGCGCGTGGGCAGTGCGGCCCGGACGTGCTCGGGCCAGTCGGGTCCGGGCACCTCACCCGCGGCGTGGCCGAGCAGCAGCTCGCGCAGGATGACGTCCTGCTCCGGGCCGCTCAGCAGCCGCGGCGGCGGGTCGCCGAGCAGGGCGGCAGCCTGGCGCAGGATGCCGAAGCCGAACGCCTGCGGGGTGCGGGCCAGCGACTCGGTGGTGGTGCTGCCGAGGCGGCCGGAGATGCGCTGGCGCAGCTCACCGGCCGCGACCCGGGTGGGGGCCAGCACGAGGCACTGGTCCGGCGACAGGCCGTCACGGCGCACCCGGTCGACGACCAGCTCGATCGCGGTGGTCGTCTTGCCCGTGCCCGGCGCGCCGAGGACGCGCAGCACCCCGCCGCGGTGCGCCACGGCTGCGGCCTGGCGCTCGTCGAGGTCGGGGACCTCGACGGCACGGTCCGGGGCTCGGCGGAGGGACAGCACCCGGGGATTCCATCACGGACCCCGGACAGCCCGACTCAGGCGCCCGGTCCCTCCCAGCGGGCCCGGCCCATGTCCACCCGGCGGCCGGTGAGCATCCCGCCGACCATCGGGGTGCCCTCGGCCCGGTAGTGCTCGATCGCCTCGTCCTCCAGCCCCCGCGGCGGCTCGCCGCTGGCGCGGATGACCCGCCACCACGTGGTCATCGAGCCGTAGCGCGACATCACCGCCCCCACCTGGCGGGGCCCGCCCTCGCCGAGGATCTCGGCGATGTCGCCGTAGGCCAGCACCCGGCCCTCGGGGATCGCGTCGGCGACCTCCAGCACCGCGTCCGCGTAGTCGGGCAGCTGCCCGGGCGCGTCCACCCCGTATGCCGTGTCGCCGGCTCGCGTCGTCACGGGTCAGTACTCCGGCTGGGTCGGGTCCACGTCGCGCACCCAGGCGAGCACGCCGCCCTCGAGGTTGCGCACGTCGCCGTGGCCGGCCTCGAGGAGGATCCGCGCGGCCTCGGCCGAGCGGACCCCGCTCTTGCAGTGGATGACCACGGTCCGGTCGAACGGCAGCCGGGACACCGCCGCGCCGGAGCGGAACTCGTCGAGGTGGATCGCCTCGGCGCCGGGGATGCTGGCGATCGCCCGCTCCTCCGGGCCGCGCACGTCGACCAGGACGAACTCCTCACCGCCGGCGCGCTTGTCGAGCATCGCCGCGAGGTCGCGCGCGGAGATCCCCGGCAGGGAGTCGGCGGCGGTGTCCTCCCCGGCGAGGGGACCACTCGCGATACCGCAGAACCACTCGTAGTCCACCAGCTCGGTGACGGTCGGGGACGGCCCGCACACCGCGCACCCGGGGTCCTTGCGCACCTGCAGGGCGTCCCAGCTCTGGCGCAGCGCGTCGTGCACGAGCACCCGGCCGACCAGCGGCTCGCCGATGCCGGTCAGCAGCTTGATCGCCTCGGTGGCCTGGACCGAGCCGATGGCGGCGCAGAGCACGCCCAGCACCCCGCCCTCGGCGCACGAGGGCACCAGGCCCGGCGGCGGCGGCTCGGGGAAGACGCAGCGGTAGCAGGGGCCGTGCTCGGCCCACCAGACGCTGACCTGCCCGTCGAAGCGGTAGATCGAGCCCCACACGTGGGGCTTGCCGAGCAGCACGCAGGCGTCGTTGACGAGGTAGCGCGTCGGGAAGTTGTCGGTGCCGTCGACGACGAGGTCGTAGCCGCCGATGACCTCGAGCGCGTTGCTCGAGTCCAGCCGCAGCTCGTGGCGCTCGACCGTGACGAAGGGGTTGACCTCGGCCAGCGTCTCCTGCGCCGAGAGCGACTTGGGCCGGCCCACGTCGGAGACCCCGTGCACGACCTGGCGCTGCAGGTTGGAGGTCTCCACCACGTCGTCGTCGACGATGCCGATGGTGCCCACCCCGGCGGCGGCGAGGTACATCAGGACCGGGGAGCCGAGCCCGCCCGCGCCGACGACCAGGACGCGGGCGCCCTTGAGCCGGCGCTGTCCCTCCAGGCCCACCTCGGGGATCAGCGCGTGCCGCGCGTAGCGGGCGACCTCCTCGGTGCTGAGGGGGTCTGACAGGCCGACGAGGGGTGGCAGCGCCATGCCCTTGAGGTTACCCGCGCGTAGGATGCTCACGCCTGCATGACGACCGGAAGGGGCACGTGGTGACGTTGAGCTCGGAGACCCGGGGCCGTGGGGTGCGGCTGCCCCGCTCGGCCCGACGTGCCCAGCTGCTGGAGGCGGCCCAGGAGGTCTTCGTCGAGGCCGGCTACCACTCCGCCGCGATGGACGAGATCGCCGACCGGGCCGGGGTGTCCAAGCCCGTGCTCTACCAGCACTTCCCCGGCAAGCTCGACCTCTACATCGCGCTGCTGGACCAGACCAGCGAGGAGCTCGTCGACCTGGTCCGCCAGGCGCTCTCGAGCACGACGGACAACAAGCTGCGCGTCGCCGCGAGCATCCAGGCCTACTTCGACTTCGTCGACAGCCACAACGCCGGCTACCGCCTGATCTTCGAGTCCGACCTGACCAACGAGGCGGCGGTCCGCCAGCGGGTGGACCGCGTCTCGCAGGCCTGCGCCGAGGCGATCGCGGTGGTCATCAGCGAGGACACCGGCCTGCCCGAGCCCGAGGCGCACCTGCTCGGCATGGCGCTGTCGGGCATGGCCCAGGTCAGCGCCCGGTTCTGGCTGGCGCAGCGCTCGGCCATCCCGCGCGACGAGGCGGCCCGGCTCGTGGCCGCGCTGTCCTGGCGTGGCCTGGGCGGCTTCCCCAACATCAAGGACGGCGAGGGCGCGGCGGGGGAAGGCGAGGACCCCTCCGCCGGTTAGCCTTCGAGGAGGACCGGCCACGAGCCGGTCAGCCGGCTCCCCGCACCACTGACGAAAGGCAAATGCCGTGGAGGTCAAGATCGGCGTGCAGAACGTCGCACGCGAGATCACGCTCGAGTCCGACGAGTCGCCCGAGCAGGTGTCCGAGACCGTGCGCCAGGCGCTGGCCGACGGCGGTCTGCTCAGCCTCACCGACGAGAAGGGCCGCCTGGTCCTCGTCCCCGTCGCCAGCATCGGCTACGTCGACATCGGCGCAGCCGAGAAGGGCAAGGTCGGCTTCGGTCGCCTCTGAGCCCCCTCACGTGACACGGGCGGTCCCTGCGGGGGCCGCCCGTTCGCGTACCCGGCCTCACCACTGCGCCGGAGCCGCCACCACCGGACAGTGCCTACCGTGGACGGCGGGACGGGCCCGTCTGTCCCCCACACGCGCCGCCGGGCGCGGGAAAGGAGCGGTCCCGTGACCTTCTTCAACATCCTCGGCACCATCATCTTCGGCGCGGTCATCGGCTACCTCGCCCGACTGTTCCTCCCCGGCAGGCAGCACATCGGCATGATCATGACCATCGTGATCGGCATCATCGGCGCCCTCGTCGGCTACTGGCTCGCCGGGCTCTTCGGCGTGGCCTCCACGGCCGGGATCGACTGGATCCGGTGGTTCTTCAGCATCGTCGTCGCCGCGATCGGTGTCGTCGGCTACGAGCGGATCATGGCGCGCCGGGCGGCCTGAGCCGCCCAGCACCGCGCGAGTGGTCCCGTCCGCCACGGACGGGACCCCTCGTCATACCCGTCCGTATGCCGGGCGCCCGCCTCGCTCAGGCGGCGAGCCCGAGCCGGCCCATCCGGCGGGTGTGCTCGTCGGTGAGCCGGGCGAACATGCGCCCGATCTCGGCGAGGTCGGCCCCGGGACGGTTCGTGCCGCCGACCAGCAACGAGGCGAGGGCGTCCCGCTCCACGGCGACCCGCTGGGCCTGGCTGAGCGCCTCCCCGACCAGGCGGCGACCCCACAGGGCCAGCCGGCCGGCGATCCGGGGGTCGGCGTCGATGGCCTCGCGCACGGTGCGCACCGCGAAGTCGGCCTGGCCCACGTCCTCGAGCACCGCGCGCACCAGCTCCTGGGTCGAGGGGTCCACGTAGTTGGAGATCTCGCGGTAGAAGTCGGTGGCGATGCCGTCGCCGACGTAGGCCTTGACCAGGCCCTCGAGCCAGCCGGTGGGCTTGGTGCGGTCGTGGAACGCGTCGATCGCGGGGATGAACGGGGCCATCGCCTGCTCGGGGTCCTCGCCCATCTCGGCGATCCGCGCCACGAGGGCGTCGTAGTGGTGGAACTCGGCCACCGCCAGCCGCGCCAGCGCCGCCTTGGCCG is a genomic window containing:
- a CDS encoding DUF3107 domain-containing protein, producing MEVKIGVQNVAREITLESDESPEQVSETVRQALADGGLLSLTDEKGRLVLVPVASIGYVDIGAAEKGKVGFGRL
- the moeB gene encoding molybdopterin-synthase adenylyltransferase MoeB, translating into MALPPLVGLSDPLSTEEVARYARHALIPEVGLEGQRRLKGARVLVVGAGGLGSPVLMYLAAAGVGTIGIVDDDVVETSNLQRQVVHGVSDVGRPKSLSAQETLAEVNPFVTVERHELRLDSSNALEVIGGYDLVVDGTDNFPTRYLVNDACVLLGKPHVWGSIYRFDGQVSVWWAEHGPCYRCVFPEPPPPGLVPSCAEGGVLGVLCAAIGSVQATEAIKLLTGIGEPLVGRVLVHDALRQSWDALQVRKDPGCAVCGPSPTVTELVDYEWFCGIASGPLAGEDTAADSLPGISARDLAAMLDKRAGGEEFVLVDVRGPEERAIASIPGAEAIHLDEFRSGAAVSRLPFDRTVVIHCKSGVRSAEAARILLEAGHGDVRNLEGGVLAWVRDVDPTQPEY
- a CDS encoding ferritin-like fold-containing protein, whose product is MADVEHENVPPGTDPFTDDPTYRAAVVDLLGALAYGELTAFSRLAADAELAPGQPAKAALARLAVAEFHHYDALVARIAEMGEDPEQAMAPFIPAIDAFHDRTKPTGWLEGLVKAYVGDGIATDFYREISNYVDPSTQELVRAVLEDVGQADFAVRTVREAIDADPRIAGRLALWGRRLVGEALSQAQRVAVERDALASLLVGGTNRPGADLAEIGRMFARLTDEHTRRMGRLGLAA
- a CDS encoding TetR family transcriptional regulator; its protein translation is MTLSSETRGRGVRLPRSARRAQLLEAAQEVFVEAGYHSAAMDEIADRAGVSKPVLYQHFPGKLDLYIALLDQTSEELVDLVRQALSSTTDNKLRVAASIQAYFDFVDSHNAGYRLIFESDLTNEAAVRQRVDRVSQACAEAIAVVISEDTGLPEPEAHLLGMALSGMAQVSARFWLAQRSAIPRDEAARLVAALSWRGLGGFPNIKDGEGAAGEGEDPSAG
- a CDS encoding GlsB/YeaQ/YmgE family stress response membrane protein, which translates into the protein MTFFNILGTIIFGAVIGYLARLFLPGRQHIGMIMTIVIGIIGALVGYWLAGLFGVASTAGIDWIRWFFSIVVAAIGVVGYERIMARRAA